A stretch of the Haloarcula ordinaria genome encodes the following:
- the psmA gene encoding archaeal proteasome endopeptidase complex subunit alpha translates to MQGNEQQAYDRGITIFSPDGRLYQVEYAREAVKRGTPSVGIRTADGVVLAADRHARSPLIERDSIEKIHEIDDHVGVASAGHVADARQLIDVARRQAQVNRLRYDEPASVEALTKEVTDYIQQYTQTGGARPFGVALLVAGIENGEPRLFETDPSGTPYEWQAVAIGGSREDIQTFLEDEYKEEMDLEAGIELALRALASINEDGLDATGVDIATIDVESEQFSTLPEDEVTDRLAEFELGGEE, encoded by the coding sequence ATGCAAGGAAACGAACAACAGGCGTACGACCGCGGGATAACCATCTTCTCCCCGGACGGCCGCCTCTATCAGGTCGAGTACGCCCGTGAAGCCGTCAAGCGCGGCACACCGAGCGTCGGCATCCGAACGGCTGACGGTGTGGTACTGGCGGCGGACCGGCACGCCCGGTCGCCGCTCATCGAACGGGACAGCATCGAGAAGATCCACGAGATCGACGACCACGTCGGCGTCGCGAGCGCCGGCCACGTCGCCGACGCCCGGCAGCTCATCGACGTCGCGCGACGCCAGGCTCAGGTCAACCGCCTGCGATACGACGAGCCGGCGTCCGTCGAGGCGCTGACGAAGGAAGTCACCGACTACATCCAGCAGTACACCCAGACCGGCGGCGCCCGTCCGTTCGGGGTGGCCCTGCTGGTCGCCGGCATCGAGAACGGCGAACCGCGCCTCTTCGAGACGGACCCCTCCGGGACGCCCTACGAGTGGCAGGCCGTCGCCATCGGCGGGTCGCGCGAGGACATCCAGACGTTCCTCGAAGACGAGTACAAAGAGGAGATGGACCTCGAAGCGGGCATCGAGCTCGCGCTGCGTGCGCTGGCCTCGATCAACGAGGACGGGCTCGACGCGACGGGCGTCGACATCGCGACCATCGACGTCGAGAGCGAGCAGTTCAGCACGCTCCCCGAAGACGAGGTCACGGACCGCCTCGCCGAGTTCGAACTCGGAGGTGAGGAGTGA
- the psmB gene encoding archaeal proteasome endopeptidase complex subunit beta, producing MYDPDDRLTDAYEPEVGSIPADEGTEDDETVVKTGTTTVGISTEDGVVVATDRRASLGGRFVSNKHVTKVEQIHPNAAMTLVGSVGGAQSFIRSMRAEANLYEVRRDETISIHGLATLAGNFARGGPYFAINPIIGGVDDEGSHVYSIDPAGGVLQDDYTVTGSGTMVATGTIEGEYDPEMSIEDARALAIRAVNAAAERDTGSGNGIVIAEITTDGVSIDKFDDYASAA from the coding sequence ATGTACGACCCCGACGACCGACTGACCGACGCCTACGAGCCCGAGGTCGGGTCCATCCCGGCTGACGAGGGGACCGAGGACGACGAGACCGTCGTCAAGACGGGGACGACCACCGTCGGTATCAGCACCGAGGACGGCGTCGTCGTCGCGACGGACCGTCGTGCCTCGCTGGGCGGCCGCTTCGTCTCGAACAAGCACGTCACGAAGGTCGAGCAGATTCACCCCAACGCGGCGATGACGCTCGTGGGCAGCGTCGGCGGCGCCCAGTCGTTCATCCGCTCGATGCGCGCCGAGGCGAACCTCTACGAGGTGCGCCGCGACGAGACCATCTCCATCCACGGCCTGGCGACGCTCGCCGGGAACTTCGCCCGCGGCGGCCCGTACTTCGCCATCAACCCCATCATCGGCGGCGTCGATGACGAGGGCAGTCACGTCTACAGCATCGACCCCGCCGGGGGCGTCCTGCAGGACGACTACACCGTCACCGGCTCCGGGACGATGGTGGCCACTGGGACCATCGAGGGCGAGTACGACCCCGAGATGAGCATCGAGGACGCCCGCGCGCTCGCGATTCGCGCGGTCAACGCGGCCGCCGAGCGCGACACCGGGTCGGGCAACGGTATCGTCATCGCCGAGATCACGACCGACGGCGTGTCGATAGACAAGTTCGACGACTACGCGTCGGCCGCCTGA
- a CDS encoding glycosyltransferase family 2 protein produces MELSVVVPTLNGREELAGCLDALAEHVPSAEVIVVNGPSADGTTGMVQDRDDVSVLVEIADRSVNVARNAGIDRATGDVVALVNQGLSVEDGWFGAIRDAFDGACNVVTGPTHHQLRAGMTTETKESRSIVGRTVTYFNPGNVAIETDVLTTLDGFDEYLDVGGARDFAHRLAGTGYDVTWDTDMSVSREFEADGGMMETDWRWKYRSLSYRLVKNYGVRPTIAWRIGSHAVSDALSAMKDVARGDAAPSEWFSNGRDVLEGLRTGGQDGVAARVRDRSSRRNPNGRSKRADRAVAVYDWR; encoded by the coding sequence ATGGAGCTCTCGGTAGTCGTCCCGACCCTCAACGGCCGCGAGGAGCTGGCCGGGTGTCTGGACGCGCTCGCCGAGCACGTGCCGTCGGCGGAGGTCATCGTCGTCAACGGCCCCTCGGCCGACGGGACGACCGGGATGGTTCAGGACCGGGACGACGTCTCGGTGCTGGTCGAAATCGCCGACCGGTCGGTCAACGTCGCCCGCAACGCCGGCATCGACCGGGCGACGGGCGACGTCGTCGCGCTGGTGAACCAGGGGCTGTCGGTCGAGGACGGCTGGTTCGGCGCGATCCGCGACGCGTTCGACGGGGCCTGTAACGTGGTGACCGGGCCGACCCACCACCAGCTGCGCGCCGGAATGACCACCGAGACGAAGGAGTCCCGGTCCATCGTCGGCCGGACGGTGACGTACTTCAATCCCGGGAACGTCGCCATCGAGACGGACGTCCTGACCACGCTCGACGGCTTCGACGAGTACCTCGACGTGGGCGGCGCCCGGGACTTCGCCCACCGGCTGGCGGGGACGGGCTACGACGTCACCTGGGATACCGACATGAGCGTCAGCCGCGAGTTCGAGGCGGACGGCGGGATGATGGAGACGGACTGGCGGTGGAAGTACCGCTCGCTCTCTTACCGGCTGGTGAAGAACTACGGCGTCCGGCCGACGATCGCGTGGCGCATCGGGAGCCACGCGGTCAGCGACGCCCTGTCGGCGATGAAAGACGTCGCTCGTGGCGATGCGGCCCCTTCGGAGTGGTTCAGCAACGGGCGGGACGTCCTCGAGGGCCTCAGAACCGGCGGACAGGACGGGGTCGCCGCCCGCGTCCGGGACCGCTCCAGTCGCCGGAACCCCAACGGCCGGTCCAAGCGGGCCGACCGCGCCGTGGCGGTGTACGACTGGCGGTAG
- a CDS encoding YkgJ family cysteine cluster protein → MESLETELERARALSASALADAIERIGFECTRCGACCKAGETSCGDGGDEDADDAEPHTATVFPDEIRQLQAAGDYDFRDVARPMPYGLTEGPDGPEGETFEWALQTDDCGDCTFYAEDDAGVGACTVHEDRPLICQTYPFSVALGGTSQPLGEVVDSVPLDGGTDGSGAGTAAVQAHECEGLGRDIDREHAEELASALKERAVRELEEAIGVRDNYEPTTSDGAVVVHDSEGAKRPDGTEYDR, encoded by the coding sequence GTGGAATCACTGGAGACGGAGCTCGAACGGGCGCGTGCGCTCTCAGCGTCGGCGCTGGCCGACGCCATCGAGCGCATCGGGTTCGAGTGTACGCGCTGTGGGGCCTGCTGCAAGGCCGGCGAGACGAGCTGTGGCGACGGCGGAGACGAGGACGCAGACGACGCGGAGCCACACACTGCGACGGTGTTCCCCGACGAGATTCGACAGCTGCAGGCCGCCGGCGACTACGACTTCCGCGACGTCGCGCGGCCGATGCCCTACGGCCTGACGGAGGGTCCGGACGGTCCGGAAGGGGAGACGTTCGAGTGGGCCCTCCAGACCGACGACTGTGGGGACTGTACCTTCTACGCGGAGGACGACGCGGGCGTCGGGGCGTGTACGGTCCACGAGGACCGGCCCCTCATCTGTCAGACCTACCCGTTCAGCGTGGCGCTCGGGGGCACCAGTCAGCCGCTGGGCGAGGTCGTCGACAGCGTCCCGCTGGACGGTGGCACCGACGGGAGCGGCGCCGGGACAGCGGCGGTCCAGGCACACGAGTGTGAAGGGCTGGGTCGGGACATCGACAGAGAACACGCCGAGGAGCTGGCGAGCGCGCTCAAGGAGCGAGCGGTGCGGGAACTGGAGGAGGCCATCGGGGTCCGCGACAACTACGAACCGACGACCTCCGACGGTGCGGTGGTCGTCCACGACTCCGAAGGTGCGAAGCGACCCGACGGGACCGAATACGACCGCTGA
- the thsA gene encoding thermosome subunit alpha has product MGGQPLFILNEDAQRTHGKDAQSSNISAGKAVSESVRTTLGPRGMDKMLVSDSGDVVITNDGATILSEMDIEHPAAQMIVEVAETQEDEVGDGTTTASVLAGQLLAKAEDLLDDDVHPTTIVEGYHTAAQLANEAIDGVLLDVDLDDDTLVEVAESAMTGKGTGDVEAHRLAEVVVEAVSHARTDDGVDRDNIEIHTQTGAASSATELVEGVILDETPVHDNMPRSVEDASIAVLDMELDVRESNIDAEYNVTSVDDLNAALDAEEQELQGYAQAIVDAGADVVFTTEDVSDRVASSLAKAGVLVEEGLHKKQTRQVVNTTGAKRVGSLEDLTEDALGHAESVTVQKHGDEESTIISGGATAEAVTIFARGSTDHVVDEIERALEDALGVTVAALDAGGVVPGAGATEIAIADHIRSESASIEGRKQLAVEAFADAVDVLPRTLAENTGLDAIDALVDLRARHESEGIAGVISEGQTGIIGDPVEYGILDPAAVKHEAIESATEAATMIVRIDDVISSS; this is encoded by the coding sequence ATGGGCGGCCAGCCTCTTTTCATCCTTAACGAGGACGCCCAGCGTACACACGGGAAGGACGCACAGTCGTCGAACATCTCGGCCGGCAAAGCCGTGAGCGAATCGGTACGGACCACGCTCGGTCCCCGCGGGATGGACAAGATGCTCGTCTCCGACAGCGGCGACGTCGTCATCACGAACGACGGCGCGACCATCCTCTCGGAGATGGACATCGAGCACCCCGCGGCGCAGATGATCGTCGAGGTCGCCGAGACCCAGGAGGACGAGGTCGGCGACGGGACGACGACGGCGTCCGTGCTCGCGGGCCAGCTGCTCGCGAAAGCGGAGGACCTGCTCGACGACGACGTCCACCCGACGACCATCGTCGAGGGGTACCACACGGCGGCCCAGCTCGCAAACGAGGCCATCGACGGGGTTCTCCTCGACGTCGACCTCGACGACGACACGCTGGTCGAGGTCGCCGAGTCCGCCATGACCGGCAAGGGCACCGGCGACGTCGAGGCCCACCGCCTCGCCGAAGTCGTCGTCGAGGCCGTCAGCCACGCCCGGACCGACGACGGCGTCGACCGCGACAACATCGAGATCCACACCCAGACGGGTGCGGCCTCCTCGGCGACGGAGCTCGTCGAGGGCGTCATCCTCGACGAGACGCCGGTCCACGACAACATGCCCCGGTCCGTCGAGGACGCTTCAATCGCGGTCCTGGACATGGAACTCGACGTCCGCGAGAGCAACATCGACGCCGAGTACAACGTCACCAGCGTCGACGACCTGAACGCCGCGCTCGACGCCGAGGAACAGGAGCTGCAGGGCTACGCGCAGGCTATCGTCGACGCCGGCGCGGACGTCGTCTTCACCACGGAGGACGTCTCCGACCGCGTCGCCTCCAGCCTCGCGAAGGCCGGCGTCCTGGTCGAAGAGGGTCTCCACAAGAAGCAGACCCGACAGGTCGTCAACACGACCGGCGCCAAGCGCGTCGGCTCCCTCGAGGACCTGACCGAGGACGCGCTCGGCCACGCTGAGAGCGTCACCGTCCAGAAGCACGGTGACGAGGAGTCGACCATCATCTCGGGCGGTGCGACCGCCGAGGCCGTCACTATCTTCGCTCGCGGCTCTACTGACCACGTCGTCGACGAGATCGAGCGCGCGCTCGAGGACGCGCTGGGCGTCACCGTCGCCGCGCTCGACGCCGGCGGCGTCGTCCCCGGTGCCGGCGCGACCGAGATCGCCATCGCGGACCACATCCGCTCGGAGTCCGCGTCCATCGAGGGTCGCAAGCAGCTCGCCGTCGAAGCGTTCGCCGACGCGGTCGACGTGCTGCCCCGGACCCTCGCCGAGAACACCGGCCTCGACGCCATCGACGCGCTCGTCGACCTGCGCGCCCGCCACGAGAGTGAGGGCATCGCCGGCGTCATCAGCGAAGGCCAGACCGGCATCATCGGCGACCCCGTCGAGTACGGTATCCTCGACCCCGCCGCGGTCAAGCACGAGGCCATCGAGTCCGCCACCGAGGCGGCGACGATGATCGTGCGCATCGACGACGTCATCTCGTCGAGCTAA
- a CDS encoding amidohydrolase family protein — protein sequence MLELEHGFRVVDVHARLEPDAERRPRDGVGDPEQLEREMHQAGVVRAVVYPGARDGSYLKANNGVARMTVGRPMVAFARINGTLGLETGPGTTLRNLTSRRSEAHTSPGDIEQYAYDDRFYGFTLDPSADGLPDEDVLAELESVSLPVLVHGGEAFPPDRVAEELLGYDFPVVLAHFGGHPLRRDLMDEAIDLLDTHNQLYLDTSAVRYRAQLERAVLEHPDRVLFGSGSPAVHPNVAVMEILTLDVPEDAMKKVFSNNPGRVVDELAP from the coding sequence ATGCTGGAGCTGGAGCACGGGTTTCGCGTGGTCGACGTCCACGCGCGGCTCGAACCGGACGCGGAACGGCGCCCGAGAGACGGCGTCGGTGACCCCGAGCAGCTCGAACGCGAGATGCACCAGGCGGGGGTCGTCAGAGCGGTCGTCTACCCGGGGGCTCGCGACGGCTCGTACCTGAAGGCGAACAACGGCGTCGCCCGGATGACCGTCGGCCGGCCGATGGTGGCGTTCGCGCGCATCAACGGGACGCTGGGCCTGGAGACCGGCCCGGGGACGACGCTCCGGAACCTGACGAGCCGTCGGAGCGAGGCCCACACCTCGCCGGGCGACATCGAGCAGTACGCCTACGACGACCGGTTCTACGGGTTCACACTCGACCCGTCTGCCGACGGGTTGCCCGACGAGGACGTGCTCGCGGAACTCGAATCGGTGTCCCTGCCGGTCCTCGTCCACGGTGGCGAGGCGTTCCCCCCGGACCGGGTGGCCGAAGAGCTGCTCGGCTACGACTTCCCCGTCGTCCTCGCGCACTTCGGTGGCCACCCGCTCCGGCGCGACCTGATGGACGAGGCCATCGACCTGCTGGACACGCACAACCAGCTGTACCTGGACACGAGCGCCGTCCGCTACCGCGCGCAACTCGAGCGCGCGGTGCTCGAACACCCCGATCGCGTCCTCTTCGGGAGCGGGTCGCCGGCGGTCCACCCGAACGTCGCGGTGATGGAGATTCTGACCCTCGACGTACCCGAGGACGCGATGAAGAAGGTGTTCTCGAACAACCCCGGGCGCGTCGTCGACGAGCTCGCGCCCTGA
- a CDS encoding MBL fold metallo-hydrolase, whose product MDATRVDTTVSTEAPTGQTAAYVIGSTEALLVDPAARTDSLDAALDGRTVAHVAVTHHHPDHVGAVAQYAETHDATVWARQGRTREFERATGVAPDRTFSAATTIRTGDGAVSVVETPGHAPEHVAFAAGDTVVSGDLAVAEGSVVVGAPEGDLRAYLTSLRRLHALDPARLAPSHGPPIESPRATCRRLVAHRLDREQRVREAVASGAEMPDEILTAAYEKDLTGVRALARATVVAHLEKLAVEGTVRWDGERATPV is encoded by the coding sequence ATGGACGCGACGAGAGTCGACACCACCGTGTCGACGGAAGCACCGACCGGGCAGACGGCCGCGTACGTCATCGGGTCGACCGAGGCGCTACTCGTCGACCCGGCGGCCCGAACCGACAGTCTGGACGCGGCGCTCGACGGACGGACCGTCGCGCACGTCGCCGTCACGCACCACCACCCCGACCACGTCGGTGCGGTCGCACAGTACGCTGAAACACACGACGCGACCGTCTGGGCACGCCAGGGTCGGACGCGGGAGTTCGAGCGAGCGACCGGCGTCGCTCCGGACCGGACGTTCTCGGCGGCGACGACGATTCGAACCGGCGACGGCGCGGTGAGCGTGGTCGAGACGCCCGGCCACGCGCCGGAGCACGTCGCGTTCGCAGCCGGTGACACCGTGGTGAGCGGCGACCTCGCCGTCGCAGAGGGGAGCGTCGTCGTCGGTGCCCCGGAGGGCGACCTGCGGGCGTATCTGACCTCGCTCCGCCGGCTGCACGCACTCGACCCGGCGCGACTCGCCCCGAGCCACGGCCCGCCCATCGAGTCGCCCCGGGCGACCTGCCGGCGACTGGTCGCCCATCGGCTCGACAGGGAACAGCGTGTCCGCGAGGCCGTCGCCTCGGGTGCGGAGATGCCCGACGAGATTCTCACGGCGGCCTACGAGAAGGACCTCACCGGCGTCCGGGCGCTCGCCCGGGCGACAGTCGTCGCCCACCTCGAGAAGCTCGCCGTCGAGGGGACCGTCCGATGGGACGGCGAGCGAGCCACGCCAGTGTGA
- a CDS encoding BGTF surface domain-containing protein, with amino-acid sequence MNSHQVAVVAGLGLVALVLAGAAVGVPLVTGDVADQPAAGEASNGTTIEPTGESLVLEATANETIRGRTDAAAGADLTVHVKSTDSESPFLYTESASVHENGTFATTFDLRSVEENATATVVVRNDTGVLANRTARIDASVSEEPTPEPTREPGTHLSHEGDRLTVDAAPNQTIRGTTDVGAGSELTVRVRSTDSANPFLRQQSAVVRDDGTFAVTMDFGSVETGTTFDISVRHDGTTLTEVSGEVV; translated from the coding sequence ATGAACAGCCACCAGGTCGCCGTCGTCGCGGGTCTGGGGCTCGTGGCACTGGTGCTTGCCGGTGCCGCTGTCGGCGTTCCGCTCGTCACCGGTGACGTAGCCGACCAGCCAGCGGCCGGCGAGGCGTCGAACGGGACGACGATCGAGCCTACTGGCGAGTCGCTCGTCCTCGAAGCCACCGCGAACGAGACCATCCGTGGCAGGACCGACGCCGCGGCGGGCGCCGACCTGACGGTCCATGTCAAGAGTACCGACAGCGAATCGCCGTTCCTCTACACTGAGTCGGCGAGCGTCCATGAGAACGGGACGTTCGCGACGACCTTCGACCTCCGCAGTGTCGAGGAGAACGCCACCGCCACCGTCGTCGTTCGGAACGACACGGGCGTCCTGGCGAACCGCACCGCCCGGATAGACGCCTCCGTCAGCGAGGAACCGACCCCCGAACCCACGCGGGAACCGGGGACGCACCTCAGCCACGAGGGCGACCGGCTCACCGTCGATGCGGCCCCTAACCAGACGATTCGTGGGACCACTGACGTCGGGGCCGGCAGCGAACTGACGGTCCGGGTCCGCAGCACCGACTCGGCCAACCCCTTCCTGCGACAGCAGTCCGCAGTCGTCCGGGACGACGGGACGTTCGCGGTGACGATGGACTTCGGGTCGGTCGAGACGGGCACCACCTTCGATATCTCGGTCCGCCACGACGGGACGACACTCACCGAGGTGTCGGGCGAAGTCGTCTGA
- a CDS encoding class I SAM-dependent methyltransferase, whose product MKGQEWYQADTVAEEYEAKRFSRGGRLIDRREKAAVLDAISPVEDKSVLEVACGTGRFTVMLAERGADITGLDISGPMLQQGREKARAAGVADHVEFMRGDAARLPFPDDHFDTVIAMRFFHLADTPAAFLAEMRRVAKEQVVFDTFNRFSTRSLYNWALPMGSRLYSRWEVDRLLDGAGLELVDEDHDWVLPYGFYRKIPNELAASLRSLDTAIGGTPLGKSLASVSYWNTHV is encoded by the coding sequence GTGAAAGGGCAGGAGTGGTACCAGGCCGACACGGTGGCCGAAGAGTACGAAGCCAAGCGGTTCTCCCGTGGTGGACGGCTCATCGACCGCCGGGAGAAAGCGGCCGTGCTCGACGCCATCAGTCCCGTCGAGGACAAGAGCGTGCTCGAGGTCGCCTGCGGTACCGGCCGGTTCACCGTCATGCTCGCCGAACGCGGCGCGGACATCACTGGCCTGGACATCTCCGGACCGATGCTCCAGCAGGGCCGGGAGAAGGCACGGGCCGCCGGCGTGGCCGACCACGTCGAGTTCATGCGCGGCGACGCCGCCCGCCTCCCGTTCCCCGACGACCACTTCGACACCGTCATCGCGATGCGCTTCTTCCACCTCGCGGACACCCCCGCGGCGTTCCTCGCGGAGATGCGCCGGGTGGCGAAAGAACAGGTCGTCTTCGACACGTTCAACCGCTTCTCGACGCGCTCGCTGTACAACTGGGCGCTCCCGATGGGCTCGCGGCTCTACTCGCGCTGGGAGGTCGACCGCCTCCTGGACGGGGCGGGGCTGGAACTGGTCGACGAGGACCACGACTGGGTCCTGCCGTACGGCTTCTACCGGAAGATTCCCAACGAACTGGCGGCCTCCCTGCGCTCGCTGGACACCGCCATCGGCGGGACCCCGCTCGGCAAGTCGCTCGCGTCTGTCTCCTACTGGAACACCCACGTCTGA
- the dcd gene encoding dCTP deaminase, whose product MILSDADILRRLEGGDLVVEPLDDPDIQIQPASVDLRLGSQFLEFQHANIPCIHPNSEAEVGEYVDETEVDEGGEYILHPGDFVLGTTYERVEIPDDLIAHVEGRSSLGRLAIVVHATAGLCDPGYEGQITLELSNLGTAPVALTPGMRISQLTFTELKTPADRPYGEERGSKYQGQRGPQASKIQGDREFGGDQ is encoded by the coding sequence ATGATACTCTCGGACGCAGATATCCTCCGCCGTCTCGAGGGGGGCGACCTCGTCGTCGAACCCCTCGACGACCCCGACATCCAGATTCAGCCCGCCAGCGTCGACCTCCGACTCGGCAGCCAGTTCCTGGAGTTCCAGCACGCCAACATCCCGTGTATCCACCCCAACTCCGAGGCCGAGGTGGGAGAGTACGTCGACGAGACAGAAGTCGACGAGGGTGGGGAGTACATCCTCCACCCCGGTGACTTCGTGCTGGGGACGACGTACGAACGCGTCGAGATTCCCGACGACCTCATCGCCCACGTCGAGGGACGCTCGTCGCTGGGCCGCCTGGCCATCGTCGTCCACGCCACCGCGGGCCTCTGTGACCCGGGTTACGAGGGCCAGATAACCCTCGAACTGTCGAACCTGGGGACGGCACCCGTCGCGCTGACGCCGGGGATGCGCATCTCCCAGCTCACCTTCACCGAGCTGAAGACGCCCGCCGACCGCCCGTACGGCGAGGAGCGGGGCTCGAAGTACCAGGGCCAGCGGGGGCCGCAGGCGAGCAAGATACAAGGCGATAGAGAGTTCGGAGGCGACCAATGA
- a CDS encoding MarR family transcriptional regulator, producing MSTTVDDARTTPFAEADFRDRLRELPPSAKLVAKVLEDEAPLSQGQLAEASLLPDRTVRYALNRLQETDLVDSRYSYTDARKQVYYLTA from the coding sequence ATGAGTACTACAGTAGATGACGCAAGGACGACGCCGTTCGCCGAAGCGGACTTCCGTGACCGCCTCCGTGAACTCCCGCCGAGCGCGAAGCTCGTCGCGAAAGTGCTGGAGGACGAGGCACCGCTGTCCCAGGGGCAGCTGGCCGAAGCGTCGCTGCTGCCGGACCGCACGGTCCGCTACGCACTGAACCGCCTCCAGGAGACCGACCTCGTCGACTCGCGGTACAGTTACACCGACGCGCGCAAGCAGGTGTACTACCTGACGGCCTGA
- the pth2 gene encoding peptidyl-tRNA hydrolase Pth2, producing the protein MKQAIVARADIGMGEGKLAAQVAHASLSAYEDTGRKARSAWKGEGQKKVVLKATSESELFELADRAEREGLPNAIVRDAGHTQLEPGTVTALAVGPAEDDLVDRVTGDLSLY; encoded by the coding sequence ATGAAGCAGGCCATCGTCGCACGGGCCGACATCGGCATGGGCGAGGGGAAACTCGCCGCCCAGGTCGCACACGCGTCCCTGTCGGCCTACGAGGACACCGGTCGGAAGGCTCGCAGTGCCTGGAAGGGCGAGGGCCAGAAGAAGGTCGTCCTCAAGGCGACGAGCGAGTCCGAGCTGTTCGAACTCGCCGACCGCGCGGAGCGCGAGGGCCTGCCCAATGCGATCGTCAGGGACGCCGGCCACACGCAACTGGAGCCGGGAACGGTCACGGCGCTCGCCGTCGGCCCCGCCGAAGACGACCTCGTCGACCGGGTCACCGGCGACCTCTCGCTGTACTGA